In a single window of the Gemmatimonadota bacterium genome:
- a CDS encoding CoA pyrophosphatase codes for MRELTRLERLIAGVASRDPIRVNDPSRPEAAVALLLVADPDRLLLIRRADRVGDPWSGQLALPGGRRDGQDEDLLATAIRETREETGLELERAWHVATLDDLAPRSAVLPPILVRPFVFHLEAEMVPQVSDEVAQVGWVTLDYLTGPGVFRTASINIRGADREVEGYHLPEGFLWGMTERIVTPVLQRWQLLGTDSPIREGQ; via the coding sequence ATGCGTGAGCTGACCCGCCTGGAGCGGCTCATCGCCGGGGTTGCTTCGCGGGATCCGATTCGCGTCAACGACCCCAGCCGGCCCGAGGCTGCCGTGGCGCTGCTCCTGGTGGCCGATCCCGACCGGTTGCTCCTGATCCGACGCGCCGATCGGGTCGGCGACCCCTGGTCCGGACAACTCGCTCTCCCGGGCGGCCGCCGCGACGGTCAGGACGAGGACCTGCTTGCGACCGCCATTCGCGAGACTCGCGAGGAAACCGGGCTGGAACTCGAGCGGGCCTGGCATGTCGCCACCCTCGATGACCTCGCACCACGGTCGGCGGTATTGCCGCCCATTCTGGTGCGGCCGTTTGTCTTCCATCTCGAGGCCGAAATGGTGCCGCAGGTCAGCGACGAGGTGGCGCAGGTGGGGTGGGTCACCCTCGACTACCTCACCGGGCCGGGAGTATTTCGGACCGCCTCGATCAACATCCGCGGAGCCGATCGCGAGGTCGAGGGATATCACCTGCCGGAAGGATTTCTCTGGGGGATGACCGAGCGGATCGTGACGCCGGTGCTGCAGCGGTGGCAGTTGCTGGGTACTGACAGTCCAATCAGGGAGGGGCAATGA
- a CDS encoding MbnH family di-heme enzyme, which translates to MRECRRGHGWKIRTLSTAIACLAAACSSPSVVGTDPTADPPFSFSVPAGFPTPVVPADNQMSSAKVELGRRLFYDVRLSQNRTQSCGSCHKQALAFTDGRMTGLGSTGESHPRNSMSVVNMAYAAALTWANPQEVQLELQAAVPLFGQHPVELGFTALDDAVAIRLAAEAEYRTRFGVAFPGQSNNGINVDNITRAIAAFERTLISGGSAFDKGTMSASAIRGEQLFRSPQLACATCHGGFTFSGATSQPPPGAPPTEFFNNGLYNLGGTGAYPADNTGLVAVTGVVQDMGRFKAPTLRNIALTAPYMHDGSVATLDEVLDIYARGGRLIATGPNAGDGRNNPFKSNRVNGFVLGTQQRADLLAFLNALTDSDFVGNTLFSNPWPKGSAANP; encoded by the coding sequence ATGCGAGAGTGTCGGCGTGGCCATGGGTGGAAGATAAGGACGCTTTCGACAGCGATCGCCTGCCTTGCGGCGGCGTGCAGCTCTCCGAGTGTTGTCGGCACCGACCCCACGGCAGATCCGCCATTCTCGTTCAGCGTCCCGGCGGGCTTCCCGACCCCGGTCGTGCCGGCCGACAACCAGATGTCGAGCGCGAAGGTGGAGCTCGGTCGCCGTCTCTTCTACGACGTCCGGTTGAGCCAGAACCGGACGCAGTCGTGTGGCTCCTGCCACAAACAGGCACTCGCCTTCACCGACGGCCGGATGACTGGTCTGGGAAGTACCGGGGAATCGCATCCGCGCAACAGCATGAGTGTCGTGAACATGGCCTATGCGGCAGCGCTGACCTGGGCCAACCCGCAGGAGGTGCAGCTGGAACTCCAGGCGGCGGTGCCCTTATTCGGTCAGCATCCCGTTGAACTCGGATTCACCGCACTCGACGACGCCGTGGCCATTCGGCTCGCTGCGGAGGCAGAATATCGCACCCGTTTCGGCGTCGCATTCCCGGGCCAGAGTAACAACGGCATCAATGTCGACAACATCACCCGGGCGATCGCCGCCTTCGAGCGCACACTGATTTCGGGAGGGAGCGCCTTCGACAAGGGGACGATGTCGGCGTCGGCGATTCGCGGCGAGCAGCTCTTTCGTTCACCACAGCTGGCGTGCGCGACCTGTCACGGCGGATTCACCTTCTCGGGGGCAACGTCTCAGCCACCGCCGGGGGCACCGCCGACCGAGTTCTTCAACAACGGGCTCTACAATCTGGGCGGGACCGGTGCCTATCCCGCCGACAACACCGGCCTTGTTGCCGTGACCGGCGTTGTGCAGGATATGGGTCGATTCAAGGCGCCGACGCTTCGTAACATCGCACTTACCGCGCCCTATATGCACGACGGGAGCGTGGCGACCCTCGATGAAGTGCTCGATATCTACGCCCGGGGTGGCCGCCTGATTGCCACCGGCCCGAATGCCGGCGACGGTCGCAACAATCCGTTCAAGAGCAACCGCGTCAACGGATTCGTTCTCGGGACGCAGCAGCGCGCCGACCTGCTGGCCTTCCTCAACGCACTCACCGACAGCGACTTCGTCGGTAACACCCTCTTCAGCAATCCGTGGCCCAAGGGGAGTGCGGCGAACCCCTAG
- a CDS encoding alpha/beta fold hydrolase, with amino-acid sequence MATPTLSHHTLPGALGDILVDVRSASRNAKQPAVLLHHGFKGFKDYAFFPPLAERLARAGFAAVTLSVSGSGVDEAGEFTRLDRFAHNTYSKELDDLGAVIRALAAGNLGVAPPSSLGVVGHSRGGGMVLCLARETPAIAAVATWAAIGTARRHSDAELEAWRQAGTIQILHQRLRIQMPLSFDVAADCLLHEHDRLDIAEAARTLDRPWLQVHGRADQSVPFAEAEALDAVAGAGHETLFLDGADHMFGTRHPWGGPSADSERLFDATVKFFSRTLD; translated from the coding sequence ATGGCCACGCCGACACTCTCGCATCACACCCTCCCTGGTGCACTCGGTGACATTCTTGTCGATGTGCGGTCGGCATCGCGCAACGCGAAGCAACCAGCGGTCCTGCTGCATCACGGCTTCAAGGGCTTCAAGGACTACGCCTTCTTCCCACCGCTCGCCGAGCGACTCGCTCGAGCGGGATTCGCTGCCGTAACTCTTTCCGTCAGCGGTTCCGGAGTCGACGAAGCCGGGGAATTCACCCGCCTCGACCGATTTGCGCACAACACCTACTCGAAAGAGCTCGACGATCTCGGTGCCGTGATCCGTGCCCTCGCGGCCGGCAACCTCGGTGTGGCGCCACCAAGTTCACTCGGCGTTGTCGGTCACTCCCGCGGCGGTGGCATGGTGCTCTGTCTTGCCAGAGAGACCCCAGCGATTGCCGCCGTAGCCACATGGGCCGCGATCGGCACTGCCCGTCGCCACTCCGACGCCGAGCTTGAGGCGTGGCGACAGGCCGGCACGATCCAGATCCTCCACCAGCGACTTCGCATCCAGATGCCTTTGAGCTTCGATGTTGCCGCCGATTGCCTGCTCCACGAGCACGACCGACTCGACATCGCCGAGGCCGCTCGCACGCTTGACCGGCCCTGGCTCCAGGTGCACGGACGAGCCGATCAGTCGGTGCCGTTCGCCGAGGCCGAGGCACTCGATGCGGTCGCGGGCGCGGGCCATGAGACACTCTTTCTCGATGGCGCGGATCACATGTTCGGCACCAGGCATCCCTGGGGTGGCCCGTCAGCCGACAGTGAACGACTCTTTGACGCGACGGTGAAGTTCTTCTCCCGGACGTTGGACTGA
- a CDS encoding metal-dependent transcriptional regulator — translation MTKYAAADLTRSVEDYLKTIYTLSEAGQPATTNGIAEALDLAAPSVSGMIKRLAEAGLLEHLPYKGVTLTGDGRRAALRMLRRHRLIEAYLVKLLGYSWDTVHDEAERLEHAVSDDLIDRMARALGNPRVDPHGDPIPTADGMMHEVAAVPLPDVAIGETVVITRVDSGSAERLRWLGDAGLVPGAEVTVRAVQPFAGPITLDLGDEQRVVGRDLAQQLHCCRQCEVDTAV, via the coding sequence ATGACTAAATATGCCGCCGCCGACCTGACCCGGTCGGTCGAGGACTACCTCAAAACCATCTATACCCTCTCCGAGGCCGGTCAGCCCGCCACCACCAACGGGATCGCCGAGGCGCTCGACCTCGCGGCCCCGTCGGTGAGCGGGATGATCAAGCGGCTGGCCGAAGCAGGCCTGCTGGAGCATCTCCCCTACAAGGGCGTGACCCTTACCGGCGATGGCCGTCGTGCGGCCCTGCGGATGCTCCGGCGCCACCGGCTCATCGAAGCCTATCTGGTAAAGCTCCTCGGCTATTCCTGGGACACCGTACACGACGAAGCCGAGCGGCTCGAACACGCCGTCTCCGACGACCTGATTGATCGAATGGCGCGCGCACTCGGCAACCCGCGGGTAGATCCGCATGGCGACCCGATTCCAACGGCCGATGGGATGATGCATGAAGTGGCTGCGGTGCCACTCCCCGACGTGGCCATTGGCGAAACGGTGGTGATCACGCGCGTCGATTCCGGGTCGGCCGAACGGCTCCGCTGGCTGGGCGATGCCGGCCTCGTGCCGGGCGCCGAAGTCACGGTGCGTGCGGTCCAGCCATTTGCCGGACCGATCACGCTTGACCTCGGCGACGAGCAGCGAGTCGTCGGGCGCGATCTCGCGCAGCAGCTCCATTGTTGCCGCCAGTGCGAAGTGGACACAGCGGTATGA
- a CDS encoding LD-carboxypeptidase: MLPKPILPPRLAPGARVALIAPSGPLLERDDRDRGAELCRALGFEPTVGPNAGKAYGYLAGTDDERLADLNAALASSSVDAVWCLRGGNGMNRIIDRVDFAGFARHPKPVIGFSDITVLLLALWKKTSVVTFHGPIARTPMPNFQRWHFDRVLTTVSAPGTLGSPAPKPDVLVPKEGRIISISPGAARGPLIGGNLTLLQALIGTPHFPDLDGAILFIEDVSEDVYRIDRMLAHLRGVGALQKVAGVAVGRFTEMKNGTDGGALGLDEVLHTYFAPLKVPVAAGFPIGHIDDQWTLPIGVTAELDATRGELALLEAAVR, encoded by the coding sequence ATGCTTCCCAAGCCGATTCTGCCACCTCGCCTCGCGCCCGGTGCACGCGTTGCCTTGATCGCACCTTCCGGGCCATTGCTGGAGCGCGACGACCGCGACCGCGGTGCCGAGCTCTGTCGCGCCCTCGGCTTCGAACCGACCGTGGGGCCAAACGCAGGCAAGGCCTACGGTTACCTCGCCGGGACCGACGACGAGCGACTTGCCGATCTCAACGCCGCGCTCGCCTCGAGCAGCGTGGATGCCGTCTGGTGCCTGCGTGGTGGCAACGGGATGAACCGGATTATCGACCGGGTCGACTTCGCCGGGTTTGCGCGTCACCCGAAGCCGGTGATCGGCTTCTCGGACATCACCGTCCTGCTGCTGGCACTCTGGAAGAAAACCAGCGTCGTGACATTTCACGGACCAATTGCGCGCACGCCGATGCCGAATTTCCAACGGTGGCATTTCGACCGCGTCCTGACAACCGTCAGCGCGCCCGGCACCCTCGGCAGTCCGGCTCCCAAGCCGGATGTGCTGGTGCCGAAGGAAGGGCGGATCATCTCCATTTCCCCTGGCGCAGCACGCGGCCCTCTCATTGGCGGCAACCTGACGTTGCTTCAGGCGCTCATCGGCACGCCGCACTTTCCTGACCTCGATGGCGCGATTCTCTTCATCGAGGATGTGAGCGAGGATGTCTATCGCATCGACCGGATGCTGGCGCACTTGCGCGGCGTTGGTGCCTTGCAGAAAGTGGCCGGTGTGGCGGTGGGGCGATTCACCGAGATGAAGAACGGCACCGATGGTGGTGCACTCGGGCTCGACGAGGTGCTGCACACGTACTTCGCCCCGCTCAAGGTGCCCGTGGCCGCCGGTTTCCCGATCGGCCACATCGACGATCAATGGACACTCCCCATCGGCGTGACAGCCGAACTCGATGCCACGCGTGGCGAGCTCGCCCTGCTTGAAGCCGCGGTGCGCTAG